The nucleotide window ATGACTTTTCATTCCCAGTCCGATAACCGAAACCTTGGCAATATCTTCTTCAGCCGTGAGAATCTCAGTAGCCCCAACTTCCTTGCCCACTTTTTGTGAAATCTCTTTGGCCCGTTCAAAGTCATCTTTGGTAACCGTAAAGGTCAAGTCTGTCTCACCACCGGAACGGGTGTTCTGGATGATCATGTCCACACCTATTTCCGCTTCTGCAAGCGGCATGAATATTTTTGCGGAAACACCTGGTTGATCCGGAACCTTTCTCAAGGTTATTCTTGCCTCATTCATATCACAGGTAATACCTGATACAACAGCGCTTTCCATATCAGCACTCTCGTTGACGACCATAGTTCCTTCCTCCTCGTTAAATGATGACCTGACATGCACGGGCACATTATATTTTTTTGCAAATTCAACCGAACGGATTTGAAGAACCTTGGCACCCAGTATGGCCATCTCAAGCATTTCTTCATAGGATATTCTGTTGATTTTTCTGGCATTGCTGCAGATTCTCGGGTCTGTTGTATAGACACCGTCCACATCTGTAAATATTTCACATACATCGGCTTTCAGGGATGATGCAATGGCAACTGCTGATGTGTCTGACCCTCCCCTGCCAAGGGTTGTGATGTCGCCGTTTTCATCTGCACCTTGAAATCCTGCAACAACGGCAATATATCCTTTTTCAAGGGATTGCCGGATGCTTTTGCCGTCAATTTCCTGTATTCTTGCCTTGCCCGAGGTTTTATCTGTTTGAATTCCTGCCTGAAACCCTAAGAAAGATTTTGCCTTGTATCCCCTTGACTTGAGGATCATGGCAAGAAGGGCCGCCGTTGTCTGTTCGCCAGTGGCAAGAAGTACGTCAAGTTCCCTTTTGTCAGGCGTTTTTGAAGCTTGTTTCGCAAGGGAAATAAGACTGTCGGTCACACCTGACATGGCAGAGAGGACAACAACAACCTTGTCTCCTTGATCGTATGCTTTCTGGACCCTGTCTGCAACATTATTGATTCGTTCAATGTTTGCAACCGAGGTTCCACCATATTTTTGTACTCTTAAAGCCATAACAACTCCGATATTGGTAACTATTATAAAACTAATTTATCTAACAAATTTGATCCTGGTTGTCCAGATGCAAAAAAGGATATAATTCTATTATAGTGTTCATCAAATTTAAAATTTATTTCAAGATCAAAGCTAAATAATACATCCTTTAAAATCTGGGGCCATTCAACAACCATAATATGGGTGTCATCAACAAGGTCGTCAAATCCTATATATTCGAGTTCATCTGCAGATCCAAGCCGGTAAAGATCCAGGTGACAGAGGGTAAACAAACCTGCTGGATACTCATTGATGATGGTGTAGGTTGGACTTGTGATATAGTATTTTTCAGATACGCAAAGTCCTCGGGCAAGCCCCTGGACAAAGGTTGTCTTGCCTGCGCCCAGATCACCGATAAGGGCAATTGATATTCCCTGGGAAATGTTTTGCCCCAGGGCCATGCCCAAGTTATGCGTTTGTTTTGAACTTTTTGATGTCAGTATTTTCATATTTTGGCGGGGATTGATTTTAAATGTGTCCCCTTTCCCAAGACGTATTGATGAATGGTTTTTGGAATGGTTTGGATTATATCTGTGGCAATAAAACCAAATCCGCCCATGTCACGGCAAAGAGTGTCAGCACACAGGCCATGAATGTAAACGCCTGCAAGGCTTGCGTTTTCAGGAGAAAATCCCTGGGCGCAAAAACCTGCGATCATACCGGTCAGCACATCGCCCATTCCGCCGGAGGCCATGCCTGGATTGCCGGTGGGACAAATACAGGATCTGCCGTCCGGGAAGCTGACAATGGTCTGGGCTCCTTTTAAGATCAAAATTGTATTAAATTCACTGGCAAATCGTGAAGCAGTACCGATCCTGTCTGCCTGGATATCAGAAGGGCTTGCCTTGCACAGCCTTGCCATTTCACCCGGGTGGGGGGTCAAAATGGCTGGTACTTTTTTTTGCTTTAAGATGTTTGAGTCGTCTGCAATGCAATTGATGGCATCTGCATCAATAATAAGGGGAACTTGACTTGTTTGAATAAGCTTTTTGACAAGTTGTTTCGTACCGGCCCGGGTGCCGATACCAGGGCCAATGGCAAGTGCCTGTTTTCCTTTTAAAAGTGTTTGAATCTCATCAAAACAATGATCAGATAAAAATCCTTTGTCCTGTTCCGGTAACGGATGGGTCATTGGTTCTGCGACCAGCGTTTCAATGTTCTGATTGAGGCTTTGGGCAACCCCAAGGGTGACCAGGCCGGTTCCGCACCGCATGGCGGCATTGGCGCAAAGGGCGGCAGCCCCTGTTTTTCCAACAGAACCTGCAATGACCAGCAGATGGCCGAAGCTGCCTTTATGACTTTGGAACTTTCGTGGAGTAAAGCAGGCGGCAACCTCTTTTTTTTCAATCAATGAGAGCTGAATGGACTGCTCTTGGGCAATAAAATTTGGAATACCGATATCAATGACCTTAAGATCACCGGTGTAAACATTTCCCGGATACAGAACATGGCCCGGCTTGGCCAAAGCAAATGTGGCTGTGGCATCTGCCTTGACTGATGCACCAAGGGGCTGTCCTGTATCCGAATGAAGGCCCGATGGGATATCCACTGAGAAAATAGGTTTTGAGGAAGTATTCATCACTTCAATGGCATCCTTGAAAAATCCCCTGACATCTGAATTCAGGCCGGTTCCCAAAATGGCATCAATGAAAAAATCATGATGGAGAATTTTGACTCTTTGTGCTTCAAACGCCTCTGCATCAGGAATTTCAACAATGGAACAGGTTTGGGAGAGGTTGCATAATTTTTGAGCAAGATCCATATTGGCTTTTGCATCCCCGGTTACCTTTTTTTTTGAAGATAATAAAAAGATGGTCACGGCAATTTTTTTTTCCATTAGATATCGTGCAATGACAAACCCATCACCTCCGTTGTTGCCTCGACCGGCCATAACGGCAATTTTTTTTGCTGTAAGATTTTTAAATTTTTTGAGCAGGAAATCAAATGCGCCCTTTCCCGCGTTTTCCATTAAAACGCGTCCGGGAATACCAAAAGATTCTATGGTCTGTTTGTCCATATCCCTCATTTGATTTGCCGTAACAAGAATCATGCTATTGCTCCTCCATTTATTTGAATTTTATTTTAAAAAATACCCCTGACCCCATACCTGAAACAATCTTACACGATTTTATTTAAATTAAAAGCCCATTGTCTTTATGTCATGACCTCTTTATGCCTGAAGCAGGAGACAAGATGATCATTGACCATGCCGACGGCCTGCATATGTGCGTAGATGATGGTTGAGCCGACAAATTTAAATCCCCGCTGTTTAAGATCCTTTGAGAATGCGTCGGATTGCTTTGTGTTTGCCGGCACTTGATCAGGCGTTTTAAAATGGTTTATTTTGGGTTTATTGTCAACAAACCTCCAGGAATATGTGTCAAAAGATCCGAATTCTTCCTGGATTTTAATAAATGCCCGGGCATTTGTCACAGCCGCATTGACTTTGAGTCTGTTTCGGATAATACCCGGGTCCGAAAGAAGATATTTGATTTTTTCAGGAGTGAACCGGGCCACTTTTTCAA belongs to Desulfobacula toluolica Tol2 and includes:
- the tsaE gene encoding tRNA (adenosine(37)-N6)-threonylcarbamoyltransferase complex ATPase subunit type 1 TsaE; its protein translation is MKILTSKSSKQTHNLGMALGQNISQGISIALIGDLGAGKTTFVQGLARGLCVSEKYYITSPTYTIINEYPAGLFTLCHLDLYRLGSADELEYIGFDDLVDDTHIMVVEWPQILKDVLFSFDLEINFKFDEHYNRIISFFASGQPGSNLLDKLVL
- a CDS encoding bifunctional ADP-dependent NAD(P)H-hydrate dehydratase/NAD(P)H-hydrate epimerase yields the protein MILVTANQMRDMDKQTIESFGIPGRVLMENAGKGAFDFLLKKFKNLTAKKIAVMAGRGNNGGDGFVIARYLMEKKIAVTIFLLSSKKKVTGDAKANMDLAQKLCNLSQTCSIVEIPDAEAFEAQRVKILHHDFFIDAILGTGLNSDVRGFFKDAIEVMNTSSKPIFSVDIPSGLHSDTGQPLGASVKADATATFALAKPGHVLYPGNVYTGDLKVIDIGIPNFIAQEQSIQLSLIEKKEVAACFTPRKFQSHKGSFGHLLVIAGSVGKTGAAALCANAAMRCGTGLVTLGVAQSLNQNIETLVAEPMTHPLPEQDKGFLSDHCFDEIQTLLKGKQALAIGPGIGTRAGTKQLVKKLIQTSQVPLIIDADAINCIADDSNILKQKKVPAILTPHPGEMARLCKASPSDIQADRIGTASRFASEFNTILILKGAQTIVSFPDGRSCICPTGNPGMASGGMGDVLTGMIAGFCAQGFSPENASLAGVYIHGLCADTLCRDMGGFGFIATDIIQTIPKTIHQYVLGKGTHLKSIPAKI
- a CDS encoding aspartate kinase; its protein translation is MALRVQKYGGTSVANIERINNVADRVQKAYDQGDKVVVVLSAMSGVTDSLISLAKQASKTPDKRELDVLLATGEQTTAALLAMILKSRGYKAKSFLGFQAGIQTDKTSGKARIQEIDGKSIRQSLEKGYIAVVAGFQGADENGDITTLGRGGSDTSAVAIASSLKADVCEIFTDVDGVYTTDPRICSNARKINRISYEEMLEMAILGAKVLQIRSVEFAKKYNVPVHVRSSFNEEEGTMVVNESADMESAVVSGITCDMNEARITLRKVPDQPGVSAKIFMPLAEAEIGVDMIIQNTRSGGETDLTFTVTKDDFERAKEISQKVGKEVGATEILTAEEDIAKVSVIGLGMKSHSGVAATMFQALASENINIRLISTSEIRISCIILAKYAELAVRTLHSAFGLDQKK
- a CDS encoding DNA-3-methyladenine glycosylase I, producing the protein MKRCGWVTSDPAYIKYHDEEWAVPVHDDKKLFEFIILESSQAGLSWLTILKKRQGYRKAFADFDVEKVARFTPEKIKYLLSDPGIIRNRLKVNAAVTNARAFIKIQEEFGSFDTYSWRFVDNKPKINHFKTPDQVPANTKQSDAFSKDLKQRGFKFVGSTIIYAHMQAVGMVNDHLVSCFRHKEVMT